One region of Lytechinus pictus isolate F3 Inbred chromosome 8, Lp3.0, whole genome shotgun sequence genomic DNA includes:
- the LOC135155051 gene encoding uncharacterized protein LOC135155051 produces MVHFYWEAMNASKVQGSNILAAWSTNGRIIVSVKTNNGSMKRQIQTQNMAVSKYQGEAEKGLRSLEQNLIEIPKDMVLFSLSLRSLYAENAVGGNDETTEEFRKLRDLTRDDAMVYLHDVLPVATSFISTLNDFFEIYKALTYEQWCEMFQDIQHDVISYKSLAQIIVTMHEDLLVELKKRQDEATVIVKKVKGLQEEYEKEKERLEKKADVEMKCGIGLAFVPWVGPFICAALEIASAVDLAAAIAKAEEGINHKHAAMAVSTVLIPALGNFIDGLQDIAAFFSVTEVQLKSLERDLDDNKKIHFLLFQSKSKEIQDQCKKYFAVLPSVRSDLKAIPTEGTDMSYVDKWLEEQKKAIKEKYGSDLVEMLVKAITEN; encoded by the exons ATGGTTCACTTCTATTGGGAGGCCATGAACGCCAGCAAAGTACAAGGATCGAACATCCTCGCAGCATGGTCTACCAATGGAAGAATAATTGTATCGGTGAAGACTAACAATGGTTCGATGAAGAGACAA ATTCAAACGCAAAATATGGCTGTTTCCAAGTACCAAGGAGAGGCAGAAAAAGGTCTTAGAAGCTTAGAACAGAACCTGATAGAGATACCCAAGGACATGGTGCTTTTCTCACTCTCCTTGCGTTCTCTCTATGCTGAAAACGCAGTTGGAGGTAACGACGAAACTACTGAAGAGTTTCGAAAACTCAGGGATCTCACGCGAGACGACGCAATGGTGTACCTCCATGACGTCCTTCCAGTTGCGACCAGTTTCATATCTACCCTCAACGATTTTTTCGAGATATACAAGGCCCTTACTTATGAGCAGTGGTGTGAAATGTTTCAAGACATTCAACATGATGTAATCTCCTATAAAAGTCTCGCTCAAATCATTGTCACAATGCACGAAGATCTGTTGGTAGAACTGAAGAAAAGGCAAGACGAGGCAACAGTCATCGTTAAGAAGGTGAAGGGTCTACAAGAAGAATacgagaaggaaaaggaaaggctTGAAAAAAAGGCGGATGTGGAGATGAAATGTGGCATAGGACTCGCCTTCGTCCCATGGGTTGGCCCCTTCATATGTGCAGCATTAGAAATAGCATCAGCAGTAGACCTAGCAGCAGCAATTGCAAAGGCAGAAGAGGGTATAAACCACAAACACGCTGCTATGGCAGTAAGTACGGTACTTATTCCTGCTCTGGGGAACTTCATCGACGGTCTCCAAGATATTGCTGCGTTTTTCTCAGTCACGGAAGTCCAGCTCAAGTCACTTGAGAGAGATTTAGACGACAACAAGAAAATACACTTCCTTCTTTTTCAAAGTAAATCAAAAGAGATACAAGACCAATGCAAGAAGTACTTCGCGGTCCTACCTTCAGTACGCTCCGATCTTAAAGCGATCCCCACAGAAGGAACCGACATGTCATACGTAGATAAGTGGCTTGAAGAACAAAAGAAAGCAATTAAAGAGAAGTATGGTAGTGATTTGGTTGAGATGTTAGTAAAAGCCATCACTGAGAATTAA